In Rutidosis leptorrhynchoides isolate AG116_Rl617_1_P2 chromosome 2, CSIRO_AGI_Rlap_v1, whole genome shotgun sequence, one genomic interval encodes:
- the LOC139889743 gene encoding uncharacterized protein, translating into MRMLRWTCGKTMLDMIPNSVYRKNLKVRSIVDKLREEWLRWFGHVRRRPLNASVRRVDALTVDGVRRKDRPTHRREDRIKLDLKELLLTEDMTSDRNAWRARIRIDE; encoded by the coding sequence atgaggatgcttaggtggacatgtGGCAAAACGATGTTGGATATGATTCCAAATAGTGTTTATAGGAAGAACCTGAAAGTTAGAAGCATCGTCGACAAGTTAAGAGAAGAAtggcttcgatggtttgggcatgtgaggagGCGACCTCTTAATGCGTCTGTTAGGAGAGTCGATGCACTTACAGTCGATGGTGTAAGAAGAAAAGATAGACCTACACATAGGCGGGAGGATAGAATAAAGCTCGacttgaaggagcttttattgactgaggacatgacttctgataggaatgcgTGGAGGGCTCGAATTAGAATAGATGAATAG